The Methanomicrobia archaeon genomic interval AATGATGCTCGGGGTCTAAGGTTTACTCGTGAGCCATAGCGCCAGCCGTATAAATGCCTCGGGTGTCAGCTCTTCCGGTCGCTGCTCCAAGTCCGCACACCTCGCGTGCTCCTCCCCGTAGAGGCCCTTAAAAACCGCCTTCAGCTTCTTCCGCCGCTGCGCAAATGCCGCCGTCACGAACTCGAGAAACTGAGCCTTATCCCCTATCAGATCACGCTTCGCCGCGCTCTCCTGCAGCCGCACCACCGCCCCGATCACCGGGGCTGGCGGATAGAACGCTCCTCGTGGTACCGTCTCCAGAACCTCGACATCCGTAAGCGCCTGCGCCACTACCGAAAGACGACCGTATGCTTCCGTACGAGGTGCCGCCACCAGCTTCTCCGCAAACTCATGCTGTATCAGCAGGACGGCGAGACCAAAACCGGCCTCATGGAGCAGGAGTTTATACGTGAGCCGCGCTGAGATCATGAAGGGTATGCTGGCTACCACTTTGTCGAACTTCGGTAAGGACAGCTCCAGCACGTCGCCTTCCAGTATCTCTGTTACGCTCGCTGCCGTCTCAAACCGCTCCCTGAGCAACGCCGCCAGTGCCTGATCTTTCTCCACTGCATACACCCGCTTCGCCGCTCGGTTCAGGAGCTCGGTAAGGCTCCCCGCGCCTGCTCCGATCTCTAAAACGATATCGTTAGGCATCACGGCGGCATAAGTGATCATACGCGTTGCTACACCTTCGTCCGTCAGGAAGTACTGGCCGAGTCGGCGCTCAGGTCGCAAGCCTCGCGCTTTAAGTATACCGATGACGTCCCTGTTCATGCACCTACACCTTCATGCCGCGCCCCGGCCGCCAGACCCGTTCGCATTCGCGCGCCTTCACACCGCTGTAATCGCCCTCCACGCACTGCTGCGCCTGCGCTATCAGCGCTTTGGTACGTGAGTGCAGGTACCTGCGTGCGCTCTCGTGAATGCCCTCCTTACTCGAGGCTATCGCCCCTACATACTCTGCCAGGACACGACGATAGCTGCTCACAAAGCCGCTCCTGAACACGACGGTACCATGCGTTACCCGCTTCATCTCCGCGACGACCTCGGGATGCGGCGGCAGGAACAGCGGCACGCCCAGCAAGCCATAGCGCGCGGGATCACGCTCGTAAAACTCCTTTAAGTACGCGTTCAAAGCAAATCGTTGCATGTTTCGGGCCGCCACCTCCTCTCGCTCCTTCAGAAACATCGGTGCCGTCAAGTCCTCCGGAGCCTCTTGGAGCGTCACCCGCGGGGGGAGCTGCGCTTCCTTCAGTCTGGCCTCCGTGCGATCCACCAGCTCCGCGAACAACCGCGCATAATCCGTTCTGAGGAGATGCGCATGTGTGTCTTCATGTGCCACGCGGGTCAGCAAGAATCGTAACACCGTGAAATTGTACCCCTGATAGCTGCGTGTGAGCCGCAAGCGCAGCCGCTCCAGCTCGTAATTCTCCAGCAAGATGTACGCTGTATCCGTGGGGATCAGGTACAGCGAGAAGTATTGATCCGCGAGATGCTGCTCGACTGTTGCCCGTTTCGCGCGGATCGCCTCGTGCAGCCGCTCACCCACACTACTGCGAGCACTCTGCAGCCCGATCGCTTCCTCAAAGGTACAGATGAACCGGAGGAGCTCATCAAGGAGCGAGCAGAAAGCATCAGCCGATATGCCATTGGCAGTATTAATAGCCGAAAACGGCTCCTCTCCTGCTCGCTCGATCGCATCCCGTGCATCCGCCGTCAGGTCCAACTTCATGGCACACCGTGGTGAGAGTAACTGCGATGGTCGCCGGTACGTAAGACAAGCGCCCGCTCTACCTTTAACTTTTCTGTCTGAGTTAGTGGTATGTAGACAGAGCAATGAAAAAGGAGCGTCACGTCTTTGAGGCTCTGGGCCGAGCTCGCATCGTCGTTGAAGATGGCGAGGTGGTCGAGGTCAGCGAGCCTCTGATCCGGTATTGCCGGCTCTGGGAGAAGATGCGTGGTATTCCTGAGCTCACCGAGGCGCGAATAAGGGAGAATATCACCTTCAGGATTCAGGACTTTGGGCTCTGCACCAAAGACCGCGTGCTAGAGCTGGATACGTTCGTCGGGTTCGGCGCCTCCGAGACCTTCATGACCGCGCTCCGCCGGCACCTGCTCGATAGCACCGTTACCGTCTGCGAAGGTGCAGGGACAGTGATCACCTCGAATCCCTCACTCGTTCAGGGCATCGGAGCCCGCCTGAGCGGGGTGATCGAGACCTGTCCGGTAAAAGGCATTATCCAGAAGATCGAGGCGCATGGTGGCGAGGTGCTCGAGCCGCCCCGGATAGATCAGGTCGCCGGGTTGCAAAACGCGCTTGAGTCCGGCCATACCAGCGTGGGTGTCACCGTTGCGGATCTGGCGACCGCGCAGCGCTGCCGTGCACTCAGCTCATCAGCACTGCTCTTCGCCGTACATCTCACGGGTATCACACGTGACGCTGCGGACGCTCTCTGCGATACCGTAGATCTTGTCACTGCCTGCGCATCGGCGCACATTCGTGAGCTTGCTCCTCGTAAAGCGCTACTTCAAGCTGGAACTGCGATACCGATCTTCGCACTCACCTCCCGGGGAAAGGATGTCCTGCTTGAGCGCGCAAAGGAGGTTGAGGCACCGCTCGTGGTTAATACTATGTCACTACCCGTGCTCCCGGAAGAGAAGCAACCTCGACCGCTTATTTAGGATATCGCCGCCTCCTCACCGTCGAAATCGATCCCTTACCAGCCCTGCCCAGAAAAAGAACACCCCGGGGACCCCTACCTTTCCACTGGAACAGGCTTCCCAGCCTCGGAGACCTCTGCTTATCTTGGGGCTCGGGTCACCTTCGTCTCCCGACCGAGTCCTGATCGACACTTTCCGTTCGTCTCTAAAACGATTAAATGCCCTAAATACATAGAATAACTATACAAAACCATGGCACATATCCAGCTACCGTACGGACACCGCACGCTTGAGCTCGAGCTCGAGGCGGACGTGCTGGACATAGAAGCTCAAGACGCGCTCCGTAAGAGCAAGCTCCTGCCGTTAGAATGCCTCAGGGCAGCTCTGAGAAAACCTCGGGGAACACCGCCACTGCGCGAGATAGTAGCCAGCCAGGTCTCGCCTTCGATCGTTATCGTGGTCGATGATCATACCCGAGCAGCACCGACCGAACTCATGCTCGCAGCCTTGCTGGAAGAGCTGGGGGCAGCAGCTTTGGACCGTATAACGGTTCTGGTCGCCTGCGGGACTCATCAACCACCCTCTGATGCTGATCTGCGTCGAATACTGGGCAATTACTACGGGCTTCTGCGTGTCTGCATTCATGACTGTGATGCTCATAATCTTACCCCGGTAGGTATCACCAGCCGGGGCACTCCCGTTAAGCTCAATAGCGTCTACACGAACGCGGATATCAAGATTTTGACGGGTGATATTACCCTGCATTATTATGCAGGCTTTGGGGGTGGTCGGAAGAGCATCCTCCCGGGGATTGCTGCACGTGAGAGCATTCAGGCAAACCATGCACTGCTGGTTCACGAGCAAGCGAGATCCGCGAACCTCGATGGGAACCCGGTACATCTCGATATGCTGGAAGCAGCGCTCCTAGCACCACCTGATTTCATCCTTAACGTGATCGCTTCAGCGCCGGATCAGATAGATCAAGCCTGCGCGGGCTCCATGGAGCTTGCGTTCTTGCAGGGCGTCTGTTCTGCTCGCGAGTTCTTCTGCCGCACCTCTGACGCACTTTTCGATCTGCTCATCGTCAGCGCCGGCGGAGCGCCCAAAGATAAGAACCTCTATCAAGCAGCAAAAGCGATAGAGAACTGCTACCGTGCCGTTGCACCCGGCGGAACGCTCCTGCTCCTTGCTGAATGCCCCGACGGCATCGGCGATGCGCTCTTTGAACAATGGATGGATACCTTCCCCACGTACGCCACCGCCGAGAACGCTATCCAAACACACTTTGTGCTCGGCGGCCACAAAGCATTTTATATTCGTAAGGTGATGGAGATGATAGACCTCGCCGTGGTCTCTGAACTCGATAGCGGGCTCCTCGATCGGTGGCACATAACGGGGTTCCAGTCCCTAGAGTCTGCCCTTTCGAGATTAAATAAAGATATAGGTAAAGTAGGAATAGTAAAGAAGGGTCTTGATACCCTCCTGGCACCCGCGCCGGTATGACGGGTGTTGCAGGAGGATGAGAAGCGAGAGAGGATAAGAGTGATGGTCAATCTCACGAAGCAGCGGAGAATCGCAGCGAAGGTCCTCCATGTGGGCCAGGGAAGTGTCTGGATCGACCCAAATGCCGGGGGGGACGTAGCGGAAGCTATAACGCGCGAGGATATCCGGGGACTGATCGAAGATGGCGTCATCCAGAAGATCCAGAAGCAAGGTATCAGCAGGGGACGGGCTCGGGTAGCATTACGGCAGAAAGCTATGGGACGCCGCAAAGGGCACGGCAGCAGAAAGGGTGCTCGTGGAGCCCGAACAAAGAAGAAAGCGCGCTGGATGACCAAGATTCGCGCGTTAAGACGCAGATTGAAAGAGTTGCGCGCTGATGAAGCCCTGGATAAAACCGCTTATCGTATGCTCTATAACAAGGCGAACGGTGGTGACTTCAGGAACGTAGCTCACTTGAACGAATATATAGCCACTCACGAGTTGCTCGCACGGGAGGAAAGATAACCAAATGGGAAAAGGTAGGAGTCCTACCTACCGCGTGCCCTTTCGCCGCAGACGGGAAGGGAAGACCGATTATAGGCGCAGGCTTCGGTTGCTCTTGAGCCGGATTCCGCGTGTCGTCGTCAGGCCAAGTAATCGCTACATACGTATGCAACTAATCACAACAGAGCCTGTGGGCGATCACACGCTCATCTCCGTGTCATCCTCGGAATTGCATGCGTTTGGCTATTCAGGTAGCTTATCAAGTTGCTGCGCAGCCTACTTGACCGGACTCGTGTTTGGGACTCGAGCGCGGCGGTCGGGCTACGAGGCTGGTATTCTCGATATTGGGCGCCAGACGCCGATCCATGGCTCGAATGTCTATGCTGCATTGAAGGGTGCCGTTGATAGTGGCATGATCATCCCGCATGACCCTGCCGTGTTCCCAGCTGAAGAGCGGCTAACGGGAGTGCATATTGGAGCGTACAAAGGAGATGTCACATTTTCTGATCATGTCAGAACGGTTAAATCAGCTATTTGTGGGGTTGCGGTGAGCGAGGGGGACAAAGATACAGAATGAGTGAGAGAAGATCGAGACAGAGATACGCTGATGATAAAGAGGGTGTCGTCGCAGAATGGATGCCAGCCACACGGCTGGGTATGCTCGTCAAAAGCGGGGAGATCTCCTCCATCCAGGAAGCACTCTCATCTAAATATCCGCTGAAAGAATACCAGATTGTTGACGCATTGCTGCCTGAGCTGAGTGAGGAGGTGCTGGATATTAATCTGGTGCAGCGCATGACCGATTCCGGTAGGCGCGTCAAATTCAGGGTATGTGCCATCGTTGGAGATCGCGATGGCTATATGGGGATCGGGTTAGGAAAGGACGCATTGGTGCGCAATGGGATAGTGAAGGCAGTGAGAGCAGCAAAGCTAGGGGTAACGCATATAACACGAGGTTGCGGCTCATGGGAGTGTAACTGCGGTGAGACTCATTCGATACCGTTTAAGATAGAAGGTAAAGCTGGCAGTGTCGTGATTACGCTGAAACCAGCACCAAAAGGCATCGGCCTGGCCACCGGTGACATCCCCAAACGCGTGCTCGAATTCGCAGGCGTGAAGGATGTGTGGGGCCAGACCAAAGGGCAGACCAGGACGACCTTCACTCAAGCTTTTGCCACCTATGACGCGCTACGCAGGACCTCACTCATGAAAACGGTGGAGTGAGATAAGGAGCAATGTACGCCATTATTCGGTTACGGGGAGACGTGAATGCCAGTCCTGATATTAAGTACACGCTCGAGCTGCTCAGGCTGCACCGGGTCAATCATTGTGTGGTGGCGGAGGATAACGAGTATTCACGAGGCATGATCCGCAAGGTGAAAGATTATGTAGCGTGGGGTGAGATTTCTGAAGAGATATTGGAGTCTCTGTTGCGCAATCGCGGGCGCATAACCGGCGGGCAACGACTATCGGAAGAGCTTATTCGTGATAAGACCTCGGTTTCGACATTCTCTGAGCTTGCGCATGCCTTGACCAGCAGCCAGATAACGATGAAAGAGCTCGCAGCACAGGGTATAAAACCAGTATTCCGGCTGCATCCTCCTCGGAAAGGGCATAGCGGAATTAAGAGAAGCTACACCCAAGGTGGTGTGCTGGGGTATCACGGCGAGAAGATAAACGATCTGCTCATCAAAATGCGGTAATAATCCGCGTCCCAGAGCGAAAAATAATTTTGTCTGCCGCGCGCTGCACTGATGAGTTTATTTGTCTATTGACGTTGGCAGTAGCATCTCTCATTATCGTCACTATCATGCCGCTCCGCCATCTCGAGAGAAACCCGCGCGATTTATAACCCGACAAGCATTACAGAGTGTGTAGCATAGAGATGAGCCCCACACCCAAAAAGCCCTGGTCTACGTGGAAGCATGTCACAAAGCTCGATCCTGACAAGCCGATCTCAGTTCAGCAATTGAAGAGGATCGCGGATAGCGGAACAGATGCCCTTATGATCTCGGGCACGCAGAACATCACCGACAAGAAGGTCGCCAGGTTAACCGAGCAGCTCAGAGCTTTTGACATACCTAAGATCCTGGAACCAGCCACTCCGGAAGCTGTGCTAGAAGACGATGTTGATTTCATCTTCGTTCCGCTGGTACTGAATACCGGCGATTTACAATGGATCGTCGGTAAGCACAAAAACTGGATCCAGCATTACGCCGTTAATTGGGACAAGGTTTACGCAGAGGCATATATCGTACTCAATCCAGAATCTGCGGTCGCGCAGCTCACGAGGGCATCAACACTACTTACCCCACAAGAGGTGTGTGCCTACGCGCAGTACGCAGAGAAATATCTCGGTATTCCCATCGTCTATGTCGAGTATAGTGGAAAATACGGCGATCCAGCTATAGTGAAGGCCGTGAACGAGGTTTTAAGCCATGCAACACTCTTCTATGGCGGTGGTATCACTTCTCATGAGACCGCTCTGGAGATGTCGCGATATGCAGACGTTATCGTGGTAGGGAACATCATATACGAGGATTTTGAGCGGTATCTCGAGACCATCCCCTGACCAGTTAAAGAACTGAGGCCTGCAGTGGAAATGCAGGGGTCTCCGGGTTACGTCAAAAAATACTCCCCACCTCTGACTCCGGTCGTATCTTCACCAGATAGCCCCTGAAGAATGATTTGCTGATCGTCGCTATTTCCGAGAGCTTTCGTGTCCCTATCTCAACATCCTGTATCTTATCAAGATCCTCCTCGTTGATAATGACGCGTAAACCGTCCAGCTGTACCGTGATGGGTAGTTCCTCCCCCGCTTTCGCTGGTACCAGCATCTCGATCATCTCCTTGACAAAGAGCGGATTGGCTGCTAGAGGATCCTCTTCTACCTCTACTCGCCGCTCATCCAGTTGCTTAGCGAGTTCGGTCGTCATGCGCTCGAGGCATTCTATATCACCGGCTCTGCGCAGCCGGTCAGTACGCCGACCTATACCGCCGGTGTAGTG includes:
- a CDS encoding 50S ribosomal protein L30, which translates into the protein MYAIIRLRGDVNASPDIKYTLELLRLHRVNHCVVAEDNEYSRGMIRKVKDYVAWGEISEEILESLLRNRGRITGGQRLSEELIRDKTSVSTFSELAHALTSSQITMKELAAQGIKPVFRLHPPRKGHSGIKRSYTQGGVLGYHGEKINDLLIKMR
- the larA gene encoding nickel-dependent lactate racemase is translated as MAHIQLPYGHRTLELELEADVLDIEAQDALRKSKLLPLECLRAALRKPRGTPPLREIVASQVSPSIVIVVDDHTRAAPTELMLAALLEELGAAALDRITVLVACGTHQPPSDADLRRILGNYYGLLRVCIHDCDAHNLTPVGITSRGTPVKLNSVYTNADIKILTGDITLHYYAGFGGGRKSILPGIAARESIQANHALLVHEQARSANLDGNPVHLDMLEAALLAPPDFILNVIASAPDQIDQACAGSMELAFLQGVCSAREFFCRTSDALFDLLIVSAGGAPKDKNLYQAAKAIENCYRAVAPGGTLLLLAECPDGIGDALFEQWMDTFPTYATAENAIQTHFVLGGHKAFYIRKVMEMIDLAVVSELDSGLLDRWHITGFQSLESALSRLNKDIGKVGIVKKGLDTLLAPAPV
- a CDS encoding 30S ribosomal protein S5, which gives rise to MSERRSRQRYADDKEGVVAEWMPATRLGMLVKSGEISSIQEALSSKYPLKEYQIVDALLPELSEEVLDINLVQRMTDSGRRVKFRVCAIVGDRDGYMGIGLGKDALVRNGIVKAVRAAKLGVTHITRGCGSWECNCGETHSIPFKIEGKAGSVVITLKPAPKGIGLATGDIPKRVLEFAGVKDVWGQTKGQTRTTFTQAFATYDALRRTSLMKTVE
- a CDS encoding 50S ribosomal protein L18 gives rise to the protein MGKGRSPTYRVPFRRRREGKTDYRRRLRLLLSRIPRVVVRPSNRYIRMQLITTEPVGDHTLISVSSSELHAFGYSGSLSSCCAAYLTGLVFGTRARRSGYEAGILDIGRQTPIHGSNVYAALKGAVDSGMIIPHDPAVFPAEERLTGVHIGAYKGDVTFSDHVRTVKSAICGVAVSEGDKDTE
- a CDS encoding 50S ribosomal protein L19e; this encodes MVNLTKQRRIAAKVLHVGQGSVWIDPNAGGDVAEAITREDIRGLIEDGVIQKIQKQGISRGRARVALRQKAMGRRKGHGSRKGARGARTKKKARWMTKIRALRRRLKELRADEALDKTAYRMLYNKANGGDFRNVAHLNEYIATHELLAREER
- the rsmA gene encoding ribosomal RNA small subunit methyltransferase A, which gives rise to MNRDVIGILKARGLRPERRLGQYFLTDEGVATRMITYAAVMPNDIVLEIGAGAGSLTELLNRAAKRVYAVEKDQALAALLRERFETAASVTEILEGDVLELSLPKFDKVVASIPFMISARLTYKLLLHEAGFGLAVLLIQHEFAEKLVAAPRTEAYGRLSVVAQALTDVEVLETVPRGAFYPPAPVIGAVVRLQESAAKRDLIGDKAQFLEFVTAAFAQRRKKLKAVFKGLYGEEHARCADLEQRPEELTPEAFIRLALWLTSKP
- a CDS encoding DUF2099 family protein; protein product: MKKERHVFEALGRARIVVEDGEVVEVSEPLIRYCRLWEKMRGIPELTEARIRENITFRIQDFGLCTKDRVLELDTFVGFGASETFMTALRRHLLDSTVTVCEGAGTVITSNPSLVQGIGARLSGVIETCPVKGIIQKIEAHGGEVLEPPRIDQVAGLQNALESGHTSVGVTVADLATAQRCRALSSSALLFAVHLTGITRDAADALCDTVDLVTACASAHIRELAPRKALLQAGTAIPIFALTSRGKDVLLERAKEVEAPLVVNTMSLPVLPEEKQPRPLI
- a CDS encoding phosphoglycerol geranylgeranyltransferase, which translates into the protein MSPTPKKPWSTWKHVTKLDPDKPISVQQLKRIADSGTDALMISGTQNITDKKVARLTEQLRAFDIPKILEPATPEAVLEDDVDFIFVPLVLNTGDLQWIVGKHKNWIQHYAVNWDKVYAEAYIVLNPESAVAQLTRASTLLTPQEVCAYAQYAEKYLGIPIVYVEYSGKYGDPAIVKAVNEVLSHATLFYGGGITSHETALEMSRYADVIVVGNIIYEDFERYLETIP